The following is a genomic window from Dioscorea cayenensis subsp. rotundata cultivar TDr96_F1 chromosome 10, TDr96_F1_v2_PseudoChromosome.rev07_lg8_w22 25.fasta, whole genome shotgun sequence.
ATGTGCAAAACCTTCAGTGACTCAAGGCCGAGAAGCCATGATTCAGCAAAGAAGCAAGACAAATGCAACGCTCAATGTTCAAGGTTTTTCGAGAACTCAGAGTTGGTGCTGGTTCTGATGTCTTAGCAACCTCTGTTTCTAAAGTTGTTAATctgttacaatttaaaaatatgtaacgataagagtgatgaagaagatggtggtGTTCCTCTCTTGTTCTGACGCAATCTGGGAAGCTCCAGCTAGCCCCAACCCATCCAACTTCAACTCTTCTAATGTTGATGGGAGGGGGGTCAGTTCCGTCAGACTATAGCATTGGATCAAATGAAGAACCCGAAGACAAGGAAATAAGTGAtgactttcttcttcttcccttcacAAACTCCGCTTCTAAGCTGCTGCAACTTGCTTGACCCGtgtattttgagaaattttagGCAATGCAGTTGACCGGATAGTCTAAGGTCAAAGTTATCACATGAACGAATCTCTAAAGCTTCAAGATTAGTTAGATATCCACATTGCAACCAGCTCGGGTTTTGGCTCCACTGTAGCGAAAAATTTCAAGCTCTTTTGAGGTTTTTGATGTGGCTGAAGACCTTCAAGAACTGAATCGTCAGATCCTTCGGAAATGTCAACCTCTTCCATGGTCCATGTCAATGTAGTTCCAATTTACTGATGTGCACTTTCTCATTTAACTTGGCTTGCTTTGCCTCTTCCTCTGTGTGCACTGCATAAAAGATGTGAGATGCGAAGCACTCCACGGAGCTGTTTCATGTCTTTGAGCTCTTCTATTCTGTGTCCATCTTCTCTTATAACACTGAATTGCGCCAGCTCTTGCAAGAATTTGAGGTTTCAATCTTGTAAATCTTTGAGATGTTATCACTATTTCCTTTCAGATGCCGCAAATTAACAAAAATGTGGCGTGCACTTGGATAAAGGGTCCCAGGACAATGACATGCCCAACTTCAGAGTTTGCAAATTGTATAAGCCACACAGTTCATCTGGCACAGTGGAAACACCAGTCTCAGAAAGGTCTAGGTATCTGAGTTGTTTCAAGTTTCCAATTGACTCAGGCAAGTTTGTTAATCTTCTGTTACTCAAACAGATCACCCTTACGCACTTCAACTTTGCAAACAGAGCATCATATTCAAATTTAGAACTAACTGTTTGGTAAAGAGAAGTGTGCGCAGGTGATTAAGCATGCATGACTCCAAAAATTTCTGACATTTCTAGATTATCAGATTGGAGTGATAAATGGCGTGCACGCACCTTTTCACATTGGTTGCTGGATTTATCAGTGCCCCATAAGCAAAGCGATTCATCTGCAGTGAGAGTCATTGCTAAGCTGTGAACCAAGCTGTGCATCATGTACTCACCTCAGAGTTCTGTAATAAGGATCTTTGTATGAGATAAATGAAATACTCGTTTCCAGTTTCCTCAATTTGTCTTCCAGGTTGAGGTTGAATCAAACTCATGGGCCATCCACATTTGAATTAAGTTATCCTTGTTGAACTTGTGATCTCGAGGGAAAAACTGAACAGTATGAAAAACATTGCTTGATCTGTGGTGGCAGGGTGCTGATAGGTCAGCCACAGAGCAGCAGGAATGCCACATAATTCTTCAGGTTTAGACTTCAAGACTTCAGCATTTAAGATCATCTTCCAGTCATTTAGGTTGGCATTAGAACATAAGAGAGATCCAAGTAACTGTGCAGCTAGTGGAAGCCCCTCCAACTCTGCTGCAATCTTCATGCCAACTTCTTCCAGCTGTGTGGTACTTAAATCAGATGCAGCAGCTCCGAGATTTGAACATTGTCTGAACAGAGACCAGCAGTCTCCATGGGAAAGGACCTTCAAATGGTAGCTAGTTGATGGCAGTCGCATCTTATTAACAAATTGTTCATTCTCAGTGGTGATCAAGATCTTGCTGCCATTTTGTGCAAGCTGCAACTTCTCGTACACCGCTTCCCATTCAATTTTTTCATTCCTCACATCATCCAAGATGAGCAGAAATCGCCCCTTAGCTAATCGATTATCAAAAATTTCTTGTGCTCCACTTCCAGCTGAAGTCAAAATGGATGTTGATAGGCTAGCACTGTCATGGATTTCGGATGCTGTGATCCACACCTTAAGGTTGAAATAGCTTGCCACTTCCTTGTCATTATAGACAGTGCGTGCAAGAGTTGTTTTCCCAACACCCTCCCTGCCAACAATGGCAATGAGAGAAAGATACACCTGAGAAGATTCATCAGATTTCAACAACTTGACCAACTTCTCTTTATCTTCACCTCTCCCAAACTCTCCTGAATTCGCAGCTGTGGCTTCTATTGCTTCAAATTCATGATTCATGCTGTAGCTTGATGGTTGTCCacaaagatcaagagaagaaggCTTCTTTCTCATTAACTTTTGTACTCTCCTCCTGACGTCTTGGATCATGATGAGTTCTGTTTGTGTGGCAGGGTGTTCTTGGCCACAGTTAAAGATAAGACAGCAGCGCTGGTCTACCACCTCCCTGCCACTGGCTTCGACTTCAGGTTCTTGAGCTTTCAAAACCAAGCAGTCTAGTAAGTCATCAGCGTCATATGCAGCTGCTTTAAGCTCACGGAGCCAGGTTCGCACAGCCTTGCTCTTGCTCTGCTTGTTCTCCGCAGATTCGACTGTAGTTACTTGAATTGCTCGAAAGGCTTTGAGAAGTCTCTCCAGCTGGTTGTCAACGCCGAGTGGAAGCTGATCACTTGCTGCAATGGTGGACTGTAACCTCTGGCACAGTCCTTGGAGAAAGGCCAACACCACTGCCATGATCTTCTTTAGCTTAAAAAACAGCTCCTCCCTAATCTTAACTTGAAAACAGAAGCTAAATGATCACCGGAGAGTTGCTGATTTTCATTGTTGgagctttcatttcattttccaAGCTGATGCATATTTCCTATTGTTTAAATCCCACTTGCTTGTTTGGCAGTTCCTGTTGGCCCATGTTCTGACTTATATATTGTCTCTCTCTTGTCACCAAGTGCATGGGTGGAAAGGGAATCAAGGTCTCTGCCAGTAAATTCAACAGCATTAGACCAATGCTTGTATTCCTATGATCTTGTAATGGTACAGATTCGATCCTATCCTATTCTATCCTGTCATAATAATACAGACGAGTCTTTATTCTCAATCCCATTATTATTCTGCCGCAGACAGGCAAGCAACAGATCAATCTGCAATTAATTTTAATGCTTTTGCCATTTTGCGGACTGATTCAGGAACTTGATTGCTCTTTAtttccatcttttttttaatatggaaaATAAAGTTGAGCTTTCAACGCAAAGGTTGACCTGGTACTGTTACATATAGATTCAATACGGTAATTAGCTTCtgtgaaataatttttctattaataaCTTCCTCTGACAAATGTACCTTCTCTAGTTTCTGTTAACGGTCATGATTGAAAGGATATAAGCCTTTGTATCTCATTGTTTTGGAGCAGAGAGAAAGTCAAGCAACATATCAATTTGCAAATACTATAATCCTATTGCAGCTTTGTTTGGGAATCTGCCTTTTCTCAATGTCTTTTGGAAGAATAGAAAGCCAGGTTGCACATGCAGCTCTTGATATTCAATACCTCCCAACTCTCTATTTCTATCACCCACCAACCAATTGAATACTAGAaggataaataaattagaaggaTTAGGTTAGATgcacatctatttttttcttttgtatactGTGGGCCAAAGGCAAGCACAGggtgataaataaatagaagtaTTTGATTGTCACCCACTAACGAATTGAATATTGAGACATTCAAAATTAGAATACATGGCTTGGTCATGCATATGATTTTTCATTGGTACAATGAGTAATTGGTGggtgaaaaacaacaaaaaatgcaGCACAGTTTCTGCTAGACAAAGCAGCCTTTGCACAACAACTAACACTAAAAGCCAGATGACAAGCTAAGTGTTAGAGTAATATATTACTTGTACATATATctgtatacttatatatatatacccttgagtATACATGCTTCCGTATACATCTTTCGTGTATTTATATGGGCTGGTTTCACTCTAATGAACACACATTTATTCTCCATTCTCAACTTTATATCTATCATGGTATCAAATGCCGGTCAATCTAACTGGACTTTCGTTCCATCCGGTCTCGTGACAACAACATCGTTTGTTCATCATCTCTTTGTTTGCCGAACTCGTACACCCTCCAAAAGTAATTTGTTAGCTCTCCACGAGTCCCCTCGACGAACTTTACAAGCTTGTTTTCTCTAAAACaacatagttatttttttattgttttatcatTCCCACACCAGAGTGAACTCCCTGAAACAACCGCTGTGTTCTTGTCTTGCTTCTCCGCCAAACTCGCATTCACATTCTCCGGGATCTCTCGCCGAACAAGTTGCTCTTCCACCATCGAACCCGATCCAGCGACAAACGAGCGACATCCTCGCATGAACTTTTAGTCGCTTCTCCGCTTCACTCTACCGATCCGGATGAACCGCTGCCGATCGGATATCCGTTGAACTTCGATGAGATCCGGATGACGATCTCTCAACCGATGCGATCCGTAGCCTCCTCTCATTCTGCGAGTGCTCGCAACCAACCTCTCCACAAATTTCTCTCGTTGATTCCACTACCGAGAGACAGAGCGCCAAGCTCGCAATTCCAGCGTGGTTTTTAAAATTCCAAATCCCAACCTTTTGTCTTTTCCCTTCTTATCGTGAAGCGGTGAAACATCCTCAGTGGCAATAGGCTATGTTAgaggaacttgatgctcttCAAAGCGATAcatacatgggatcttgttccttTTCTATCTGGTGTTACTCCTATCAGCTTGTCGGTCGGTCTATCAAGTCAACACCCGAGACAATGGTAGTATTGATCGCCACAAAGCGCATCTTGTTACTCGTGGTTTTCCTCAAGAGCATGAcattgattatgatgagacATTTGCTCCTCGTGGCAAGTTGACTactattcatcttctttttcgCTAATTCTCATCGTCACATCGGCCACTTCATTagttagatgtgaccaatgccTTTTTACATGGAGATCTCTCTGAGAACGTTTATATGACTCATCCTcctggtttctctcatccttcttAGCATGTTTGTCATCTTCGTCGAGCTATCTATGGGCTCAAATAGGCTCCtcgtgcctggtttgagcgGTTTTCAGTGATGTGGTTCTTACTCTTGGTTTCACCAAGAGCTCTCATGATTACGCCCACTTCACTCGACAATTGTTGTTACCTTTATCAAGAATTCTTGgaccaagtctttattgtttatCCGTAAATTATGAAACTCGGAATGAAGTGTCTATAACCTTATTGTGATTACCATGAGTGATCCATGAAAACGCTACTGCAGAGTTGTCGAAGCCCTTTTTGTTGTTCAAAGTGCcacaattttcaaaaaattgattcATAGACACCTTTTGAATGAAGAACAATGGCTCTGCATCTTTATTCTCAGTATAGTCTCTTTCAATAAAGGCGCCTCCTCTTAATTATTATAGGCATCTTTTCACCTAGTCCCACAACTATTGTGACTAGAATAACTTTTTCCATTTTAATACTCTAGGGCTCATACTTGTCTCCTTCAATATTGACACATAAGGTTGGGGAGATAGTCTGTCAACCATCGGGATTCCTCTCTTCCAAAGCGTGAGGTTAGGCTCTACTTGAGTTCTCCCTGCCCCCTGCTCCTCGCTGAGCCTTGTGCCTCGATGGCCCCTAGGGGGCCCAGTGCCCTCCTTCCCGTCCAGGTCCTCCGTCCTCCTCGTCCCGTGGATAGATCGGGTTCCTCTTGGGCTAATGTCGTTGGCTCTGGTGGCATTCGAATTGCTCGTCCATCCACCCCAtctcaccaaaaatccaccttGATAAGGTTAAGAATCACTCGTGTTTCTTCCTGTCTCGATTGATAATGATCTTTGGTTACAGTGCTAAGACCGGTATGCAATCCTCTCTCAGATGCAAAAATTCCTTGGTAAGGCTTTTTACTGCTAGACCAAGCCAAGCTTGCTCTTGCTGATTCTTGAAGGGGTCTTGGTGAGTTCTCGATGGCCGATCCGCCAAATGGCTTTTTATTATATCCGCTGTGAATCGCAGGAAATGCAGGCCAAGCCCTTGTGGGACGGCCCTTGGATGGTTGCTCGGGTCGCATTCTTCACTAGCTCCGTGAGCTGGAGGGCTTCCAACcgactttttaaaaaattatccatgGGTCAGTGTGGATCCGGATATACCATTTGCCCATGGAACATTGGAAAGGTGAAACTCCGGAACTTATTGCCTTCCAGCTCGGGTCGAGTTCTAAAAATTGATGAGCATACTATCGACGCTCTAGAGCAAAATTTGCTCAGGTCTCGTGTGGAACTTAATCTCGAACAGCCCCTCTAGCCTGGTAATTGGGTTAAGTTTGGTGGGATTTCAATCTTTGTTCTTGTgttatatgaaaaaattcatgTGTTCTGTTATAGATGCGGCAAAATTGGGCATGGTGAGGCACAATGTTCCTCAGATGGCGCTCATCTCAGCGTCCGGAAGGCTTATACCCTCTATTTCTGCGGAGATGGAGCTAGTACAGGTCGATACTGTGATGCAGGCTGATGAGGCCACTCGTGAGGTCGTGGATGGTATCACTGTGGATTCTAGTCTTGAAAATCAGCCTACCGATACTGATTCAGAATTTGGTGCCTGGCTTAAACCTCGCTGGAGACCCACTGCCTCCTGAGGTAGAGGTGGTAGTTGGGGTGGCGATCGTGCTCggttctcaaaaccctaatccgggAGCTCCTTCGGGGACGATGCTCCAGACATCGACGCTAGAGCTGCACTGCATGGAAGCCGACCCAACACGTGGAGGTTCCTGCTTCATCACCACTGACACGTGGCACCTCTTCTGGCTTGGAGGGACCTTCTCGTCATAATATCATTCCTATTCCTTTAATTCCCAAGGTCCCCGATGTCATGTTGCCTTTCTTCCCGATGCTACTTGTCCCGAGGCCCTCGCACTTGTCCTTTTACCATCCACTTTACCACTAGACATTAATGCTCGGCCCCCGCCCTCACTGAGAAGCCGcctttcacatcttcttttctaacTCCCAATGCCAACCTTTCTCTTGGAATAGGGAGTAGCCGCCCGCTGCATCCGGAGTTAGGAGAATCCTCGACACAGTGCTTATGACAAGAACCCTCTGCGGAACCTATGCTTATCTCCTCCGTCTCAATCCACTCTCCTACCCCTCTTGATAATCAAGCTTCTCGTGATCACCACCTCCGGAAGTTGATAAGATTGTGTCCGCCTTTTGCGTAGGTCTCCCCATAGTGATCGTAGCATGGATGATTCTTCTTCCAAGATCCGGATGCCTGGGCTCATGTGGATGATGATTCAACCTTAGGGCCGGTACCTTAAGTATGCTAAATCCAAGCCATGGCACGCAGAGCCCCTCAAGAAGGCAAAAGAAGCCAAGAAAGGGAGAAGCTCTCCCCTTGTTTTAATCTTGTTAACCTTTCTCCTTTGTGTTCTCCTTCTTTTGgcctttattttttatgaatcttaaaaattatatcttgAACTCGTAGGGGCTTCTCCAACCCATGAAATGGGGATCGTATTCTTGATTTTCTCAAGAAGATGAGCCCATACTTTCACGTGTTTGGTGGAAACCAAAACTTCTATTCCTCGTCATCATCATTTTTGTGCCGAATCAAACATAGTTGGGAATGGGCTGCCATTCCCTCGCAATGGTTTGTCGGGAGGTATTCTTATTATTTGAAACCGCTCGCTGGTCTTGTTACTCCGATTATGACTTCTGTTGGGCCTTACATCCGGTCATTTCGCTAATGGTCTAACTTGGGTCATGTCCACGATCTATAATTCGCAGTGCTTTCGGACCATAAGCATCTTTGGCTTTCCCTTAGTAAAATATCTCTCCTTGATTTCCCTGGCTCTTGAATGGTGACTTCAATGCCATTTCAAATCGGAGGAGCATATAAGGGGgtgatttttttctaattactCCACTAGAGTAAACCTCtttaacaattttatttgtgataatAGATTTCTTCATGATTTGGGGTTTTTTGGTGATTGCTTTACTTTGGTGCAATGGTTGTTAGGGTCTGGCTCGTAGATGGGCCAGACTTGACCGCTACCTTGCCAACATGAACTTGGTTACgatctttaaaaaattttctatcaCTCTTCTCCCCCGTATTAACTCTGATCATTCCCTTTTGTTCCTTCATGTTTGTGATCCCTACCGATTTTTCTAAAAAGATTTTCCGCTTTGAGAATATGTGGTTTGATTATGAAAGGTGTCATGATGCTGTGATGAGTGCATGGAATAACCTTTCCACTGGCTCTCCTATGGATGCTTTTTATGCACTATATTTCATGTACTAAAAGTAACATTCTCAGGTGGAAAAAAACTGGTTTCAGTCACATTGATGCAGAGATTGCCATTATTCGTGATGAAATTGCCAGGATTGAAAGGTGTGATGCTTTGTCTCATGATCCATGGCATGCTACCTGGTTGAGAGCCCTTCTCAACCGGTATAATGCTCTTTATGGCAGCGTAACATCTATCGGGTCAAGCATGCTAAGGTTCAATGGATAACCAAAGGGGACAATAATACGCTACTTCCACAATACTTGCAAAAGTTCGCCAACTTAGAAACAAAATCCATACCATCCACGATAATTCGAGTAACATCTTTCTTGAGCACACTCGATATCGAAAATTGTTTCTTGAGCTTTTATAATAATCTTTGGACTTCCAATTcttctcataattttgatttcgataagtgtctaaatgtatgtattttagtatatgtattccatacttctagcatgtatttttttggCGCCATTGATGCCCtgcttttgtgcttaatcgtgtgttatttgctttgcatgGCACAGAAACGCcacggaggacacgaagatacaatttgggcaaaaagagaagaaaaacccgGGACACGGGACTCGTAGCATTGACACTCGAGCTGCCATTGTAGCAccggagagttttcaagtcgaattgaatcatggcatactGGCCTCAATCGTTTGCCGGGtatggagcccgggatgatcaccgtagctataaaagaagatgtttgtttGAGGGCATACtcgctcaatgaggtgctcattaaGCCCGGTATGGATACTATTCCCgagagcatttgtggagtttgcctacccccaAACAAGTAGTCGATGAGGGGGCTCAATGAGGTCCCTCATTGAGCCCATTTTTGGAGAGTGATTGTGGAGGTATATAGGGATCTTTGAGGACTTTTTGTGGAGACTTCTTCTTAGCCATTTTAGGCCGCCACAGATACCTCCTTGAGGCCTTCCGCCATCTTCCCAGCaacgatccttgtgggaaacaagccacatcatcaccaacaggagaggagcataggagaaggagttggagtgaagtttttaagccaccattgcatcaccattcaaggcttcatcaatccaaggagatcaagaccgtagagggagttttcttgcatctttattgtctttattttccttgtatgttgtataagtatcccttgtcatgagggattagcttattttggtgtttggatttggatgaaccctaaggtgtattcttgtgtatgaacttggaatgttgttcttcattgaatttgatggttgtttgagattcaatctttcatactttcatgcctagaattacatatatggagagatccgtaattctactatgagttgtatgagTAGATGTGAcatactcacgtgtactagatctaggagagattgaaaggggatacttgtgcctacacgccaagagatcgggtgttggtagccctccattgctaggtttaagccgaaggatagtaggtttactcctattagagaactccaagaacttaatgcgatcataggtgtgttaattcggaagagattccgattgacattcgtatgggatcaggggttagtcaccgagagattggggctaatctactcacgaggtctctaggtctcaattatcatcaatgcatctttaactcatcctagttcgggacttaatgataaccctaggtggattccttgtccaaatactcccttctcatgcttgatactcccttgtttgtttacatccgtgtgctagttacccggccatagattagttagtttattttatttcatttgttcttcatactaagaattgtaggctagataatagatgaagagtgagtaataatactttcttggccccgtggaatactacgatccctgtgtcactcacagggtattactcggctatcccgtacacttgcgggcaatcaatCAATTTCTATCTTCATGCCCTCCCCGATGTCCTCCCGGCTCTTACTACTATGGATAGAAAGTCTTTGATTCGGCCTTTCTCAAAGGGGAGGTCTTCAAAACTCTTAATTCTATAGCTCGTGGTAAAAAGTCCAAGTCCGGACGGGATTAACATCgagtttcatatttttattggaaCATCATTGGTAATCACCCGTTTCATGCTATTTCCGATTTTTTTAAAACGGGGCTTCTTCCTAAATCCTCGGATAAAAACTTATATCGTGTTAATCCCTAAAAAGCCCAATCCAACCTATGTCACCGATTTTAGACTCATTTCTCTCTACAATGTTTGTTATAAGATCATCACAAAGATGTTAGCTACTCGTTTGAGGAAGGTTATTCACAAGCTTATTGGCCCCGAGCGATGTGGCTTCATTCACAGGGGGCGTCAGCTGAAAATATCATCGCAACCCGTGAAGTTGCTCATAGTCTAGAAACCGAAACTTATAACCCCCTATGATGATTTgtaaaattgacattgagaaaGCCTTTGATACTATTGAGTGGTCGGGTAATTCTTGCTACCTCCCGAGAATGCATTTTCCTTATTCTTGGATTACTTGGCTTCATTCTTGTCTCTTGCACgcttctttttcctttattatCAATGGCAAAACCTCTCCTCGGATCCGTAGTAGTAGAGGTGTTAGACAAGGTGACCCGATTTCCccctttttgttcattttagtTTCCCAAAAACCTTTTCAGATGATTCTTAACAAAGCCCCTTTTCTCTGGATCTGATTAGTGGATTTAATAATAATCTCCTAGAAATTTCAACCACTTGATGTTTTGCGGATGATTTAATTCTTGTAACTAGGGCTTTTAGGAAAAGCGCTAGAAATTGCCTTCTTTGTTTTAATGTTTATCGGAAATTTGACTGAGTCAAAACCCAACCtccataaatcaaatatttaccGCCTTCCTGGTGTAACAAGAGGCTTGCCAAAAGCCATTTCTAACATTCTTGGCATTTCTCGGGGACTTTTTCCTTTCACCTATTTGGGTGTTCCTATTTCCCTAAGAAACTTCAAATCAACCAACTCCAACATATCCCTAATAAAGTTAGAAATTCCATTCATTGTTGGAACCATTCCTTTATTACTACTCTTTGGTAAAGCCATTCTTCTTAATAGAGTATTATCTTCGCTTATTCCAAACTATACTCTTTCGACCATGAACCTTCCTTTTCGATATCTTGGACAATATTTCTAAGATGGCTAGATGTTTTCTCCGGGGTAGGAGCAGCATTAATTCTGGTTTCCACTCTATTGGATGGACAGTTACTACACTTAAAAAACCCGAGGAGGGTTTAGGTATTCGGAATCTTCGTTTAGCCCAACACTCGCTTATGGCCAAAAATATCTTCGACATTCTTAATTCGAGTTGACAAACTTTGGGTTAACatcttcaatttaaaatatgcAGAGTGGAAAATTTGGAACCCTGTTAAGCCCAAGCATTCTTCTTGGTTTTATTATTCCATTTGCAGGACTGCTAACTTCTTAAAGCCAAATTTCAAAATGATCACCGCAACCCAAATTATACTGATCTTTGGAACGATGCTTGCATTTTTTAGCCTCCTATTTCTCAGAAACCTACCTACCTTAATATGACCTTGAATTTGGAAAATTTTCAGTTCCGAGATATCATTGATCGCAATGGTTTTTGTTTGGATTCTTTGACCAACATCTTTGGTAGTGAGCTTAACTGGGATGATATTAACAAGCGCAATATCACTtttgaaaacaataatttttggaTTTGGAATCAATGTTCGTTCAAAACTTCTATTGCCTCCTCCTGTATGAGCACATCTGCAGGACCACCAGTCCTAATGCTTCATGGATTGGTTGGGCCTCTATTTGGAAAGCTAGTGTGATGCCTAGAATCAAAACCTTCAT
Proteins encoded in this region:
- the LOC120270268 gene encoding putative disease resistance protein RGA3; its protein translation is MAVVLAFLQGLCQRLQSTIAASDQLPLGVDNQLERLLKAFRAIQVTTVESAENKQSKSKAVRTWLRELKAAAYDADDLLDCLVLKAQEPEVEASGREVVDQRCCLIFNCGQEHPATQTELIMIQDVRRRVQKLMRKKPSSLDLCGQPSSYSMNHEFEAIEATAANSGEFGRGEDKEKLVKLLKSDESSQVYLSLIAIVGREGVGKTTLARTVYNDKEVASYFNLKVWITASEIHDSASLSTSILTSAGSGAQEIFDNRLAKGRFLLILDDVRNEKIEWEAVYEKLQLAQNGSKILITTENEQFVNKMRLPSTSYHLKVLSHGDCWSLFRQCSNLGAAASDLSTTQLEEVGMKIAAELEGLPLAAQLLGSLLCSNANLNDWKMILNAEVLKSKPEELCGIPAALWLTYQHPATTDQAMFFILFSFSLEITSSTRIT